From Marinobacter alexandrii, one genomic window encodes:
- a CDS encoding glycoside hydrolase family 13 protein — protein MSLFLFEYRPMRLLSYFSFMLISAFIYSQSIEKMDPPFWWIEMPTSDLQIMLYGEGIGELDVEIKYKGVAVKDVQKLENPNYLILNLDVSKKVIPGSFEIKLKDGNNALTKKSFELKPRSDKANRNQGFDASDVIYLLMPDRFANGNPENDKVEGMLEAADRSNPNGRHGGDIKGVHEHLDYIKDLGMTAVWLTPTFENDMKPAYGAYHGYAATDLYKIDRRFGTNEEFKAFVEKCHNMDIKVIMDMIHNHIGDQHWWMNDLPAKDWVHDFQKYGTTNFRGEVQSDSHASQFDLDRLQKGWFVPELVDLDQRNPVLAKYLIQNSIWWIEYSGVDGIRMDTYVYPYKDYLSNWVTTVMSSYPNFNIVGEAWVEQVAHESYWQFDNANEKDGYDSKLPSVTDFQIMFALDRAMVDDFGWKNGLSELYYAVSQDRLYADPMQNVIFMDNHDIDRFFTKVGDDSDLFKMGYAYIMTTRGIPQVYYGTELMWGNDDVQGDGRKRADMPGGWNEDDRSVFTEEGRTKKEQEAFEYVRKITHWRKTSTAVHKGKMIHFIPEDNIYVYFRYTDNEAVMVVMNRNEEAKTITRDRFAEILDKYSTGVHVIDGSIINLEEDFQVNPKQTSIFDLTK, from the coding sequence ATGTCGCTTTTTTTATTTGAATACAGGCCTATGAGACTCCTCTCCTATTTTTCATTCATGCTAATCAGCGCATTCATCTATTCTCAGTCCATTGAAAAGATGGACCCACCATTTTGGTGGATAGAAATGCCTACCTCAGATCTACAAATCATGCTGTATGGCGAAGGCATTGGAGAGCTTGATGTTGAAATCAAATACAAAGGAGTGGCAGTTAAGGACGTTCAAAAACTAGAAAACCCTAACTATTTGATTCTCAACCTGGATGTTTCAAAGAAGGTCATTCCCGGATCTTTTGAAATCAAATTGAAAGATGGCAACAATGCCCTAACCAAAAAATCATTCGAACTAAAGCCAAGGTCTGATAAAGCTAATCGTAATCAGGGATTTGATGCAAGTGATGTAATCTACCTACTCATGCCTGATCGATTTGCCAATGGCAATCCTGAAAATGACAAAGTAGAAGGAATGCTGGAAGCTGCAGATAGATCCAATCCTAATGGAAGGCATGGAGGAGATATAAAGGGAGTTCATGAGCACCTCGATTACATCAAAGATTTAGGCATGACTGCTGTATGGCTTACTCCTACTTTTGAAAATGACATGAAGCCAGCATATGGTGCATATCATGGATATGCTGCAACAGACTTATACAAAATTGATCGACGATTTGGCACCAATGAAGAATTTAAAGCCTTTGTAGAAAAGTGCCATAACATGGACATCAAGGTCATCATGGATATGATTCACAATCACATTGGTGATCAACACTGGTGGATGAATGATTTACCGGCAAAGGATTGGGTGCATGATTTCCAAAAGTACGGCACTACCAATTTTAGAGGAGAAGTTCAGTCTGACTCGCACGCATCACAATTCGACTTAGATCGATTGCAAAAAGGATGGTTTGTTCCAGAGTTGGTAGATCTTGATCAGCGAAATCCTGTTTTGGCTAAATACCTCATCCAAAACTCAATCTGGTGGATTGAATATTCAGGTGTAGACGGTATTCGGATGGATACTTATGTGTACCCTTACAAAGACTACTTATCTAACTGGGTGACAACTGTAATGTCTTCCTATCCAAATTTTAACATTGTAGGAGAAGCATGGGTAGAGCAAGTAGCACATGAGTCCTACTGGCAATTCGATAATGCTAATGAAAAAGATGGATACGACTCTAAGCTGCCTAGTGTCACAGACTTTCAAATCATGTTTGCTCTGGACAGAGCTATGGTAGATGATTTCGGATGGAAAAATGGGCTTTCAGAATTGTACTATGCAGTTTCGCAAGATCGCTTGTATGCTGACCCCATGCAAAATGTAATCTTTATGGATAATCATGATATCGATCGCTTTTTCACGAAAGTCGGAGATGATTCTGATCTATTCAAAATGGGGTACGCCTACATCATGACCACAAGAGGTATCCCTCAGGTATACTATGGTACCGAATTAATGTGGGGCAATGATGATGTACAAGGTGATGGACGAAAAAGAGCTGACATGCCTGGTGGATGGAATGAAGATGATCGGTCGGTATTTACCGAGGAAGGGCGCACCAAAAAAGAGCAAGAAGCATTCGAGTACGTACGAAAAATAACTCATTGGAGAAAGACCTCAACCGCAGTACATAAAGGTAAAATGATACACTTCATTCCAGAGGATAACATCTATGTCTATTTCCGGTATACAGACAATGAAGCAGTAATGGTAGTCATGAATCGAAATGAGGAAGCAAAAACAATTACCAGAGATCGTTTTGCTGAAATACTTGATAAATACTCAACTGGAGTGCACGTCATAGATGGTTCAATAATTAATCTTGAAGAAGATTTTCAAGTAAACCCAAAGCAAACATCCATCTTCGATTTGACAAAATAG
- a CDS encoding alpha-amylase codes for MKKLTKILLGTGYLLFLFSCEEEREVTELNTAQENTSIVHVTDHDGKPFSTSTNSNEEKGRYTAGPGGGVMMQGFYWDIPAGGTWWNTVNTKVNAWSNAGIQSIWLPPVSKAQNGAFSMGYDPTDYFDFGDFNQNGTVETRFGSKSELLTLINTAHAENMEVYADIVLNHNSGGQLEPNQYTGTSTWTDFTGVASGKFPRSQHDFHPNWVHGGDSGFFGGFPDLCHDVPYVQDWLWNRSDGVAKYYKNTMGFDGWRFDYVKGFEPWVVAAWNNAVGGFSVGELWDSDVNWLESWANSANSSVFDFACYYKMNDAFDGNNLNVLNDDMMWKRNPYKAVTFVTNHDTDEIWSKMLAYAYILTHEGYPTIFYRDYEEWLDKDKLDNLIWIHNNKATGTTSILHVDNDEYIARRNGYNGNPGLIVYINNSNSWKERWVPTNWNNTQIKDFTGNSGWFPTTQGNGWVKIQSPPNSYSIWSPNS; via the coding sequence ATGAAAAAACTCACTAAAATCCTTTTAGGTACCGGGTACTTACTGTTCTTGTTTAGTTGCGAAGAGGAACGTGAAGTAACTGAGCTCAACACGGCTCAAGAAAACACATCAATTGTTCATGTTACAGACCATGATGGCAAGCCATTCAGTACTAGTACAAACTCCAATGAGGAGAAAGGTAGGTACACGGCAGGCCCAGGTGGTGGTGTAATGATGCAAGGCTTCTATTGGGATATACCCGCTGGTGGAACCTGGTGGAATACGGTAAACACCAAAGTGAATGCATGGTCTAACGCCGGCATTCAGTCTATATGGCTTCCACCCGTATCCAAAGCTCAAAATGGAGCATTCTCAATGGGCTATGATCCAACAGACTATTTCGATTTTGGGGACTTCAATCAGAACGGGACTGTGGAGACACGTTTCGGCTCCAAGTCAGAACTCCTCACATTGATCAATACAGCACACGCTGAAAATATGGAGGTATATGCAGATATTGTCTTGAATCACAATAGTGGTGGCCAATTAGAGCCCAACCAATACACAGGCACAAGTACCTGGACAGATTTTACTGGAGTCGCTTCGGGGAAATTCCCAAGGTCACAACATGACTTTCACCCGAATTGGGTTCATGGTGGGGACTCAGGATTTTTTGGTGGATTTCCTGACCTCTGTCATGACGTCCCATATGTTCAAGATTGGCTCTGGAATCGTTCAGATGGTGTGGCTAAGTACTATAAAAACACCATGGGTTTTGACGGTTGGAGGTTTGACTATGTCAAAGGATTTGAACCTTGGGTCGTGGCTGCATGGAACAACGCTGTGGGCGGCTTTTCCGTGGGAGAGCTATGGGACTCAGATGTCAACTGGCTGGAATCATGGGCAAATTCCGCAAACAGTAGCGTGTTTGATTTCGCTTGCTACTACAAAATGAATGATGCATTTGATGGGAATAACCTGAACGTCTTGAATGACGATATGATGTGGAAACGCAATCCATACAAAGCAGTCACATTCGTAACAAATCATGACACAGATGAAATCTGGAGTAAGATGTTGGCTTATGCTTACATCTTAACCCATGAAGGCTACCCAACAATCTTCTATCGTGACTATGAGGAGTGGCTTGATAAGGATAAACTAGATAACCTCATTTGGATACATAATAATAAAGCCACTGGAACCACCAGTATTCTACATGTCGACAATGATGAATATATCGCTCGAAGAAATGGATACAATGGCAATCCTGGTTTAATAGTCTATATCAATAATTCAAATTCTTGGAAAGAGCGATGGGTCCCAACAAATTGGAATAACACCCAAATCAAGGATTTCACTGGTAATTCTGGATGGTTTCCCACAACTCAGGGTAATGGATGGGTCAAAATTCAGAGTCCTCCCAATAGTTACAGTATTTGGTCTCCAAACAGTTAG
- a CDS encoding amidohydrolase family protein, with translation MRNYLLALLTLMSAMVFGQEEKKSDSDTTKEKKSTKELPLEPERKIRLQTKEGTWISLDVSPDGKNIAFDMMGDIYTMPISGGKATPVTSGMAFDTHPRYSPDGKSIVFTSDKSGSENIWTLDLSDTTAEAKQITKDKDKYYQAAEWTPDGKYIIASKGGRVLKLHMYHKDGGSGIQLTKKPDPLQTVEPAFGSDERYIWFARRFGSWQYNAAMPQYQIATYDRETGEISTQTNQYGSAFSPTLSSDGKWLVYGTRYNTETGLMKRNLQTGEENWLAFPVRRDDQESRARLGVYPAMSFTPDNQSVIASYGGKIWRVPINGGDASEIPFEVDEELDFGPMVQFDYPILDEKEMVANQIRDAVRSPDGSKVAFTALNRLYVMSYPDGEPKRLTKNDFTEAMPKWSPDGQYIAFATWEGTEGNIYKVKASGGRPAKLTNQSGTYNNIAWDAKTNRIAFVYGPSQAYEDAVDPFSFGAQMHLGWISANGGNTTKIKSSGGRGNLHFVESNDRIYMYHGGKGLMSMRWDGTDEKVHIKVTGIMTYPALVHNHALEETFTEPKRTPSNAQYITMAPKGDRALAKINNDVFVVTVPPVGAETVKISVSNPESASFPSWKLTTFGGEFAHWNADGNTVNFTLGNAYFAYDMAEAKKVKKELEEKKKKEAEEKKKKEEEEKNKTEEEKEEDSEADQDEEKSEDEEDKEKEEDEGYKPNEIRVKVNVEKDIPKGTILLTGARIVTMKGDEVIENGDILIENARIKAVGASGSLDAPNGVKTMDMSGKTITPGFVDTHSHMWPNWGLQKNQVWMYAANLAYGVTTTRDPQTATTDVLTYSDMVETGDLLGPRVYSTGPGVGFWYYNLKSLKQAQDVLKQYSEYFNTKTIKMYMTGNRQHRQWIIQAAKEQKLMPTTEGALDMKLNLTQLIDGYPGHEHSFPIHPIYGDITQMVSKAQMAYTPTLLVSYGGPWAEEYFYATENVVGDSKLNFFTPKIEIDQKARRRRAWFIKDEHIFSRHSEFVGDLVKEGGIAGVGSHGQLQGLGYHWELWAVQSGGVPEIDALKVATILGAKAIGLSKDLGSIEAGKLADLVIMDKNPLDNIRNTNTISQVMKNGRLYNSNTLDEVYPQEKKAPDFYWVKDGPDKKNLPGEK, from the coding sequence ATGAGAAACTATTTATTAGCACTACTCACTCTCATGAGTGCAATGGTGTTTGGTCAGGAAGAAAAAAAATCTGATTCAGACACTACAAAAGAGAAAAAATCAACCAAAGAACTTCCTTTAGAGCCAGAGCGTAAAATTCGTCTTCAGACCAAGGAAGGAACCTGGATATCATTGGATGTAAGCCCTGATGGGAAAAACATCGCATTCGATATGATGGGAGACATCTACACTATGCCCATAAGTGGAGGTAAAGCAACCCCTGTTACCTCAGGAATGGCATTTGATACGCACCCTCGCTATAGTCCAGATGGAAAGTCTATCGTTTTTACTTCAGATAAAAGTGGTTCCGAGAATATTTGGACACTTGATCTGTCAGATACAACTGCAGAAGCAAAGCAAATCACAAAAGATAAAGACAAATACTATCAGGCGGCAGAATGGACTCCAGATGGAAAATACATAATCGCTTCAAAAGGTGGCAGAGTATTGAAACTTCACATGTACCATAAAGATGGTGGAAGTGGTATTCAGTTGACTAAAAAGCCAGATCCACTTCAAACTGTTGAGCCTGCCTTCGGTAGTGATGAGCGATACATTTGGTTTGCCAGAAGATTTGGATCATGGCAATACAACGCGGCAATGCCACAGTATCAGATCGCAACATATGACAGAGAAACAGGAGAAATTTCCACCCAAACCAATCAATACGGATCAGCCTTCTCTCCCACCCTTTCTTCCGATGGGAAATGGCTTGTGTATGGTACTCGCTACAACACCGAAACTGGCTTGATGAAACGTAATCTCCAAACAGGAGAGGAAAACTGGCTAGCATTTCCAGTACGAAGAGATGATCAAGAATCCAGAGCTCGTTTAGGAGTTTATCCAGCCATGTCATTTACGCCAGATAATCAATCCGTGATTGCTTCTTATGGAGGTAAGATTTGGAGAGTGCCTATCAACGGTGGAGATGCTTCTGAGATACCATTCGAGGTAGACGAAGAATTAGATTTCGGACCGATGGTACAGTTTGATTACCCTATCCTTGATGAGAAGGAGATGGTAGCCAATCAGATAAGAGATGCTGTTCGCTCTCCTGATGGAAGTAAAGTAGCATTCACAGCTCTGAATAGACTTTATGTGATGAGCTATCCAGATGGCGAACCAAAAAGATTGACGAAGAATGATTTCACAGAAGCTATGCCGAAGTGGTCTCCAGATGGACAATACATCGCATTTGCTACCTGGGAAGGAACAGAAGGAAACATTTATAAAGTGAAAGCTTCTGGTGGTAGACCAGCTAAACTGACCAATCAATCTGGCACATATAATAACATTGCATGGGATGCGAAAACGAATCGAATTGCGTTCGTATACGGCCCTTCTCAAGCCTATGAGGATGCAGTGGATCCCTTCAGTTTTGGAGCTCAAATGCACCTTGGATGGATCAGTGCAAACGGAGGAAATACTACGAAGATCAAATCTTCAGGCGGAAGAGGAAACCTTCACTTTGTGGAAAGTAATGATCGTATCTATATGTATCATGGTGGCAAAGGATTGATGTCCATGCGTTGGGATGGTACGGATGAGAAAGTACACATCAAGGTCACAGGGATCATGACTTATCCGGCGCTCGTACATAATCATGCACTCGAGGAAACATTCACTGAACCAAAGCGAACACCAAGTAACGCACAGTACATTACCATGGCGCCTAAAGGTGATCGAGCTTTGGCTAAAATCAACAATGATGTATTTGTAGTGACTGTACCACCTGTAGGGGCGGAAACGGTGAAGATCTCTGTTTCGAATCCAGAAAGTGCATCATTTCCTTCATGGAAACTTACCACGTTTGGTGGAGAGTTTGCTCACTGGAATGCGGATGGGAACACCGTCAACTTCACACTCGGAAATGCCTATTTCGCATACGATATGGCGGAAGCAAAAAAAGTGAAGAAGGAACTTGAGGAGAAGAAAAAGAAAGAAGCAGAAGAAAAAAAGAAGAAAGAGGAGGAAGAAAAGAATAAAACAGAAGAGGAAAAAGAAGAAGACTCTGAAGCTGACCAAGACGAAGAAAAAAGTGAAGATGAAGAGGATAAAGAAAAGGAAGAAGATGAAGGATACAAGCCTAATGAAATTCGTGTAAAAGTGAATGTAGAAAAGGATATTCCTAAAGGAACCATCCTTTTAACTGGCGCTCGAATTGTGACAATGAAAGGAGACGAGGTTATTGAAAACGGTGATATTCTTATTGAAAATGCCCGAATCAAAGCGGTGGGTGCATCAGGATCTTTAGACGCTCCCAACGGTGTTAAAACCATGGACATGAGCGGCAAAACTATCACTCCTGGGTTTGTAGATACGCACTCTCACATGTGGCCAAACTGGGGACTTCAAAAGAATCAGGTTTGGATGTATGCCGCCAACCTGGCCTATGGCGTAACTACCACTAGAGATCCGCAAACTGCTACAACAGATGTACTCACCTACTCTGACATGGTAGAAACAGGAGATTTGTTAGGACCAAGAGTTTACTCAACGGGTCCAGGTGTAGGCTTCTGGTATTATAACCTGAAGAGCCTCAAGCAAGCACAAGATGTATTGAAGCAATATTCAGAATACTTCAATACAAAAACCATTAAGATGTACATGACAGGTAATCGTCAGCACAGACAGTGGATTATTCAGGCTGCTAAAGAGCAAAAACTCATGCCAACCACGGAAGGCGCCTTAGATATGAAACTCAATTTAACTCAGCTAATCGATGGGTATCCGGGACATGAGCACTCCTTCCCTATCCACCCGATCTATGGAGATATTACCCAGATGGTTTCAAAAGCACAAATGGCCTATACGCCTACCCTTTTGGTATCATATGGTGGACCTTGGGCAGAGGAATACTTCTACGCTACCGAAAATGTAGTGGGAGACTCTAAGCTAAACTTCTTCACTCCTAAGATAGAAATTGATCAAAAAGCAAGAAGAAGAAGAGCTTGGTTCATCAAGGATGAGCACATCTTCTCCAGGCATAGTGAATTTGTAGGTGACTTAGTCAAAGAAGGTGGTATTGCGGGTGTTGGTTCTCATGGACAGTTGCAGGGACTCGGATACCACTGGGAACTATGGGCTGTGCAAAGCGGAGGCGTTCCAGAGATTGATGCATTGAAAGTGGCTACCATTCTTGGAGCTAAAGCCATTGGATTAAGTAAAGACCTGGGATCCATTGAAGCTGGCAAGCTTGCAGATTTGGTGATCATGGACAAAAATCCGTTGGATAACATTAGAAACACTAATACCATTTCTCAAGTGATGAAGAACGGCAGGCTTTACAATAGCAATACGCTTGATGAAGTGTATCCACAGGAAAAGAAAGCGCCTGATTTCTACTGGGTAAAAGATGGACCTGATAAGAAAAATCTACCGGGAGAGAAATAA
- a CDS encoding T9SS type A sorting domain-containing protein — MKNLMLSGLLIFGLASQLGAQCTTPNYDSGTSSLFEGVDASIINLSDFDVSNNTFAPHCGVTSMDLQLTFQEDKSWCGDYIDAEYRVYVLYKNYDCNNGQYTSINYVGYDSGPIGYNANNGLNTTTINVPNIVEHSAYYVHVEYRLKKIGCNVWKDWEPWYNSRNFIITETVPGNTNAEGELLFPNCVNEYPSFYGNMEVAGFAPNDDIYLNTMNSIGDWYSWEVFEFDLNSWQKIPGTEQLSPIVNQAFGIVHLHQFYSAGFDPGKIYGVSLNVGACWNSEVYFFEINPVSLDVDLLNSSTRDHTVGVATYTVEQLCLGSANNFKVRDTSCEKTWSISLVEVNNSLQPIGPMYTDAGTGDAGSYISLTPLWGGGNLAVLNKIYRLQYSVTAPAQTETIYFEYKYCDPNPVSDPVMKLSPNPASEYISVHVAGVENFEVSIFDMTGELVYHNEHSSSSNKIDISGFFRGNYILRASFEEIVLTERFSKME, encoded by the coding sequence ATGAAAAATCTTATGTTATCTGGGCTTTTAATTTTTGGCTTGGCCAGCCAACTTGGTGCGCAATGCACAACGCCTAATTACGATTCAGGAACCAGCTCATTGTTTGAAGGAGTCGATGCTTCCATTATCAACTTATCTGATTTCGATGTGAGTAATAACACGTTTGCCCCTCACTGCGGAGTGACTTCTATGGATCTTCAGCTTACTTTCCAGGAAGACAAATCTTGGTGCGGCGATTATATCGATGCGGAATATAGAGTCTATGTATTGTATAAAAACTATGATTGTAATAATGGACAATATACCTCAATCAATTATGTTGGCTATGACAGTGGACCAATTGGGTATAATGCAAACAACGGACTTAATACAACAACCATAAACGTACCAAATATTGTAGAGCACTCCGCTTACTATGTCCATGTTGAATACAGGTTGAAAAAAATAGGCTGCAATGTGTGGAAGGATTGGGAGCCTTGGTACAATTCTAGAAACTTCATCATCACCGAAACAGTACCCGGGAATACGAATGCTGAAGGCGAATTATTATTTCCAAACTGTGTCAATGAATATCCTTCATTCTATGGAAATATGGAAGTTGCTGGGTTTGCACCTAATGATGATATTTATCTAAATACCATGAATTCTATTGGAGATTGGTATAGTTGGGAAGTATTTGAATTCGACCTGAATTCATGGCAAAAAATACCTGGAACTGAGCAGCTCTCTCCAATCGTAAACCAAGCCTTTGGCATAGTACATCTTCATCAATTCTACTCTGCTGGATTTGATCCCGGAAAAATTTATGGTGTATCGCTAAATGTTGGGGCTTGTTGGAACAGTGAAGTCTATTTTTTCGAGATAAACCCGGTATCACTGGATGTTGATTTGCTAAACAGCAGCACAAGAGACCATACGGTTGGGGTCGCGACTTATACAGTTGAACAATTGTGCTTAGGGTCGGCCAATAATTTCAAAGTTCGGGACACTTCATGTGAGAAAACTTGGAGTATATCGCTTGTCGAAGTGAACAACTCTTTACAACCTATTGGACCAATGTACACCGATGCGGGAACCGGAGACGCTGGTTCGTATATTAGTTTAACTCCACTTTGGGGTGGCGGCAACTTAGCAGTACTTAATAAAATTTACAGGCTTCAATATAGTGTTACTGCACCTGCTCAAACTGAAACGATTTACTTTGAGTATAAATACTGCGATCCTAATCCCGTCTCTGATCCCGTCATGAAATTGTCTCCTAATCCTGCTTCAGAATATATAAGCGTACATGTGGCAGGAGTAGAAAATTTCGAAGTTAGTATTTTTGATATGACAGGAGAACTGGTCTATCATAATGAACACTCGTCCTCCTCCAACAAAATCGACATTTCTGGTTTTTTCCGAGGGAATTATATACTTAGAGCATCTTTTGAAGAAATTGTTCTAACGGAGAGGTTCTCAAAAATGGAATAA
- a CDS encoding DNA-3-methyladenine glycosylase I, whose amino-acid sequence MKDYLVKGPDNKVRCSYLIHDADFKKYHDEEWGRPVSEDRRLFEKICIEGFVSGLSYITLLKKRENFREAFDNFDHEKVASYDEEKLNVLMQNKGLIRNKRKLKSVINNAKRMPAMIEEFGSLAKFVWSFRPDSKNRPGEFNPQTLKEVTKTKESEELARALKKRGWTYVGPTNMYAMMQSVGIVNDHFSGCHYREECLREMKVFQIP is encoded by the coding sequence ATGAAAGATTACTTAGTCAAAGGTCCTGACAATAAGGTACGATGTTCTTATCTCATACATGACGCAGACTTCAAGAAATACCATGATGAAGAATGGGGCCGTCCCGTTTCAGAAGACAGAAGGCTATTTGAAAAGATCTGCATTGAAGGCTTTGTCTCGGGTCTTTCATACATCACCTTGTTAAAGAAAAGAGAAAATTTCAGAGAGGCATTTGACAACTTCGATCATGAAAAAGTAGCAAGCTATGATGAAGAAAAACTAAATGTCTTGATGCAAAACAAGGGACTGATTCGGAATAAGCGGAAACTTAAATCAGTGATCAATAACGCCAAAAGAATGCCTGCTATGATTGAAGAATTTGGATCATTGGCCAAATTCGTTTGGAGTTTTCGTCCTGATTCAAAGAACCGGCCGGGTGAATTCAATCCACAAACTTTGAAGGAGGTCACCAAAACCAAAGAGTCAGAAGAATTAGCCAGAGCATTAAAGAAAAGAGGCTGGACCTATGTAGGGCCTACCAATATGTATGCAATGATGCAATCAGTGGGCATAGTCAATGATCACTTTTCAGGATGTCATTATAGAGAAGAGTGTTTAAGAGAGATGAAAGTTTTTCAAATTCCTTGA
- a CDS encoding DUF4440 domain-containing protein, translating into MVKYTPIITFFSIILSGCSNQETNNIDQWKSEIIQVEKDFNDMAQEKGLIEAFHHFAAVDGVIKRNRKIVKGKIAIRDWYKEDVRPNETLTWKPTFVDVSSSGDLAYTYGNYVFSSTDSTGIKKESKGIFHTVWKRQEDGNWRFVWD; encoded by the coding sequence ATGGTTAAGTACACACCAATCATTACTTTTTTTAGCATCATTTTAAGTGGGTGTAGCAACCAGGAAACGAATAACATTGATCAATGGAAATCAGAAATCATACAAGTTGAGAAAGACTTTAATGACATGGCTCAGGAAAAAGGTCTTATAGAGGCGTTCCATCATTTTGCTGCAGTTGATGGGGTAATTAAAAGAAACAGAAAGATCGTAAAAGGGAAAATAGCCATTCGAGATTGGTATAAGGAAGACGTAAGACCGAATGAAACACTCACCTGGAAGCCTACTTTCGTCGACGTAAGTAGTTCGGGAGACCTTGCCTATACATATGGTAACTATGTTTTTTCTTCAACAGATTCTACCGGCATCAAAAAGGAAAGCAAGGGAATTTTTCATACCGTATGGAAAAGGCAAGAGGACGGCAATTGGAGGTTTGTTTGGGACTAA